A section of the Streptomyces sp. NBC_00178 genome encodes:
- the tsf gene encoding translation elongation factor Ts, translating to MANYTAADVKKLRELTGAGMMDCKKALDEADGNVDGAVEALRIKGQKGVAKREGRSAENGAVVSLVSEDKTSGVLLELKCETDFVAKGDKFQAVANTLAAHVAATSPADIEALLASEIESGKTVQAYVDEANANLGEKIVLDRFAQFDGAFISVYMHRTMPDLPPQIGVMVELDKADADLAKGLAQHIAAFAPKYLSREDVPAEIVEAERRVAEETTRAEGKPEAALPKIVEGRVNGFFKEATLLGQPYALDNKKSVQKVLDEAGVTLKRFTRIKVGI from the coding sequence ATGGCGAACTACACCGCCGCTGACGTCAAGAAGCTCCGCGAGCTCACCGGCGCCGGCATGATGGACTGCAAGAAGGCGCTCGACGAGGCCGACGGCAACGTCGACGGCGCCGTCGAGGCGCTCCGCATCAAGGGCCAGAAGGGCGTCGCCAAGCGCGAGGGCCGTTCTGCCGAGAACGGTGCCGTCGTCTCCCTCGTCTCCGAGGACAAGACGTCCGGCGTCCTGCTCGAGCTGAAGTGCGAGACGGACTTCGTCGCCAAGGGTGACAAGTTCCAGGCCGTCGCCAACACGCTCGCCGCCCACGTCGCCGCGACCTCCCCGGCCGACATCGAGGCGCTCCTCGCCTCGGAGATCGAGTCCGGCAAGACCGTCCAGGCGTACGTGGACGAGGCGAACGCGAACCTCGGCGAGAAGATCGTTTTGGACCGCTTCGCGCAGTTCGACGGTGCGTTCATCTCCGTGTACATGCACCGCACGATGCCCGACCTGCCGCCGCAGATCGGTGTCATGGTCGAGCTGGACAAGGCCGACGCCGATCTGGCCAAGGGCCTCGCCCAGCACATCGCCGCCTTCGCGCCGAAGTACCTCTCCCGCGAGGACGTCCCCGCCGAGATCGTCGAGGCCGAGCGCCGCGTCGCCGAGGAGACCACGCGCGCCGAGGGCAAGCCCGAGGCCGCGCTCCCGAAGATCGTCGAGGGTCGCGTCAACGGCTTCTTCAAGGAGGCCACCCTCCTCGGCCAGCCCTACGCGCTGGACAACAAGAAGTCCGTCCAGAAGGTCCTGGACGAGGCCGGTGTGACCCTGAAGCGCTTCACGCGCATCAAGGTCGGCATCTGA
- the pyrH gene encoding UMP kinase, which produces MNKGADATQGDHKRDDGTISGRFMLKLSGEAFAGGGGLGVDPDVVHTIAREIAAVVRDGAEIAVVIGGGNFFRGAELQQRGMDRARSDYMGMLGTVMNCLALQDFLEKEGIDSRVQTAITMGQVAEPYIPLRAVRHLEKGRVVIFGAGMGMPYFSTDTTAAQRALEIDAEALLMGKNGVDGVYDSDPKANPDAVKFDALEYGEVIARDLKVADATAITLCRDNQLPILVFELTAEGNIARAVKGEKIGTLVSDRSTRA; this is translated from the coding sequence ATGAACAAGGGCGCGGACGCCACACAGGGTGACCACAAGCGCGACGACGGCACGATTTCCGGGCGCTTCATGCTGAAGCTCTCCGGCGAGGCCTTCGCGGGTGGCGGAGGCCTCGGCGTCGACCCCGACGTCGTGCACACCATCGCCCGCGAGATCGCCGCGGTCGTGCGTGACGGTGCGGAGATCGCGGTCGTCATCGGCGGCGGCAACTTCTTCCGTGGCGCAGAGCTCCAGCAGCGTGGCATGGACCGGGCACGGTCCGACTACATGGGCATGCTCGGCACCGTCATGAACTGCCTGGCGCTGCAGGACTTCCTGGAGAAGGAGGGCATCGACTCGCGCGTCCAGACCGCCATCACCATGGGCCAGGTCGCGGAGCCGTACATCCCGCTCCGTGCCGTGCGGCACCTGGAGAAGGGGCGCGTCGTGATCTTCGGCGCCGGCATGGGCATGCCGTACTTCTCCACCGACACGACCGCGGCCCAGCGCGCCCTGGAGATCGACGCCGAGGCGCTGCTGATGGGGAAGAACGGCGTGGACGGGGTCTACGACTCCGACCCGAAGGCCAACCCCGACGCGGTGAAGTTCGACGCCCTGGAGTACGGCGAGGTCATCGCCCGCGACCTCAAGGTCGCCGACGCCACCGCGATCACGCTGTGCCGTGACAACCAGCTTCCGATCCTCGTCTTCGAGTTGACCGCGGAGGGCAATATCGCCCGCGCGGTCAAGGGTGAGAAGATCGGCACGCTGGTGAGCGACCGGAGCACCCGGGCCTGA
- the frr gene encoding ribosome recycling factor, whose protein sequence is MIEEILLEAEEKMEKAVVVAKEDFAAIRTGRAHPAMFNKIVADYYGALTPINQLASFSVPEPRMAVVTPFDKTALRNIEQAIRDSDLGVNPSNDGNIIRVTFPELTQDRRKEYIKVAKTKAEDSKISIRSIRRKAKESLDKLVKDKESGEDEVRRAEKELDDTTAKYVAQVDELLKHKEAELLEV, encoded by the coding sequence GTGATCGAAGAAATCCTCCTCGAGGCCGAGGAGAAGATGGAGAAGGCCGTCGTGGTCGCGAAAGAGGACTTCGCGGCGATCCGTACCGGCCGCGCGCACCCGGCGATGTTCAACAAGATCGTCGCCGACTACTACGGCGCTCTGACCCCGATCAACCAGCTCGCCTCGTTCTCGGTGCCCGAGCCGCGGATGGCCGTGGTGACCCCGTTCGACAAGACGGCGCTGCGCAACATCGAGCAGGCGATCCGTGACTCCGACCTCGGCGTCAACCCGAGCAACGACGGCAACATCATCCGCGTGACGTTCCCCGAGCTCACGCAGGACCGCCGCAAGGAGTACATCAAGGTCGCCAAGACCAAGGCCGAGGACTCCAAGATCTCGATCCGCTCCATCCGCCGCAAGGCCAAGGAGTCGCTGGACAAGCTCGTCAAGGACAAGGAGTCCGGCGAGGACGAGGTCCGCCGCGCCGAGAAGGAGCTCGACGACACCACCGCGAAGTACGTCGCGCAGGTGGACGAGCTGCTCAAGCACAAGGAAGCCGAGCTGCTCGAAGTCTGA
- a CDS encoding phosphatidate cytidylyltransferase encodes MNDSSWGAQQGAGYWGTPEMGAAPAGPANDVHAAQQTRPMPIVPDVPDEGRDADDRNRDAARVSGPLFRDESPQEPMSTTLPPQPQKKRAGRDLRAAIGVGVGLGALVVGSLFIVKAVFVGVIALAVVVGLWELTSRLKERKGINAPLVPLAVGGAAMVVAGYVRGSEGAWVAMALTALAVLVWRMTEPPEGYLKDVTAGVFAVFYVPFLATFVAMMLTADDGPWRVLTFLLLTVVSDTGAYAVGWRFGTHKLAPRISPGKTREGLFGAVAFAMVAGALCLQFLIDDGTWWQGLLMGLAVAASATLGDLGESMIKRDLGIKDMGTLLPGHGGIMDRLDSLLPSAPVVWLLLVLFVGSG; translated from the coding sequence ATGAACGACTCCTCCTGGGGCGCCCAGCAGGGAGCCGGCTACTGGGGCACGCCCGAGATGGGGGCGGCCCCGGCGGGTCCCGCGAACGATGTGCACGCCGCCCAGCAGACTCGGCCCATGCCCATCGTGCCGGACGTTCCCGACGAAGGTAGAGACGCTGACGACCGGAACAGGGACGCCGCGCGCGTCAGCGGCCCCCTGTTCCGCGACGAGAGCCCGCAGGAGCCCATGTCCACCACGCTGCCCCCACAGCCGCAGAAGAAGCGTGCGGGGCGTGACCTGCGTGCCGCCATAGGGGTCGGCGTCGGCCTCGGTGCCCTCGTCGTCGGCTCGCTGTTCATCGTGAAGGCCGTCTTCGTCGGCGTGATCGCACTGGCGGTGGTGGTCGGGCTGTGGGAGCTCACCTCCCGCCTCAAGGAACGCAAGGGGATCAACGCGCCGCTCGTTCCGCTGGCCGTCGGCGGGGCCGCGATGGTCGTGGCCGGCTACGTCAGGGGGTCCGAAGGCGCCTGGGTCGCCATGGCGCTCACGGCGCTCGCGGTGCTCGTGTGGAGGATGACGGAGCCGCCCGAGGGCTACCTCAAGGACGTCACGGCCGGTGTGTTCGCCGTCTTCTACGTGCCGTTCCTCGCCACGTTCGTCGCGATGATGCTGACCGCGGACGACGGTCCGTGGCGCGTGCTCACCTTCCTCCTGCTCACCGTGGTCAGCGACACCGGTGCGTACGCCGTCGGCTGGCGCTTCGGTACGCACAAGCTCGCGCCGCGCATCAGCCCCGGCAAGACGCGTGAGGGCCTGTTCGGCGCGGTGGCCTTCGCGATGGTCGCCGGCGCGCTGTGCCTGCAGTTCCTGATCGACGACGGGACCTGGTGGCAGGGGCTCCTGATGGGCCTCGCCGTCGCCGCCAGCGCGACGCTGGGGGATCTCGGCGAGTCCATGATCAAGCGGGACCTGGGGATCAAGGACATGGGCACGCTGCTGCCCGGCCACGGCGGCATCATGGACCGGCTCGACTCGCTGCTGCCGAGCGCTCCGGTCGTGTGGCTGCTGCTGGTGCTGTTCGTCGGATCCGGCTGA
- a CDS encoding DUF6233 domain-containing protein: MSDNLSRLDRLRIVREWQAYQLGRTDRTIAELEEREASAVRAARAKPPPVAGWKLSVLRAGGGNQADSVHTGDCGMGGKRTEAMTREQALRALTQDGVTACPYCRPDRELGVL; this comes from the coding sequence GTGTCCGATAACCTTTCCCGTCTGGATCGCCTCCGCATCGTGCGCGAGTGGCAGGCCTATCAGCTCGGCCGGACCGATCGGACCATCGCCGAGCTGGAGGAGCGGGAGGCCTCGGCCGTCCGGGCGGCCCGCGCAAAGCCACCGCCGGTGGCCGGCTGGAAGCTGTCCGTGCTGCGCGCGGGTGGCGGGAACCAGGCGGACTCCGTACACACCGGCGACTGCGGCATGGGCGGAAAGCGGACCGAGGCGATGACCCGGGAGCAGGCTCTGCGCGCACTCACCCAGGACGGGGTCACGGCCTGCCCGTACTGCCGACCGGACAGGGAGCTCGGGGTGCTGTGA